Proteins encoded by one window of Fusarium graminearum PH-1 chromosome 1, whole genome shotgun sequence:
- a CDS encoding GTP-binding protein 1: MSTTKPLAHEKRKGESVGTPSAKGYHGNQKLTTGQQALSDFAEYVEQQQNLRYPTAKTIAVATTEITDANTEHHEELDELFDNLDLADSAPRVPLKQLLLESGEDEDDENLKQLENLVSDRLDEGFGECVFEIGYESHGESMNLTLDQWNHAYKTLQRAAKRVRADCDLLLTKNVGGDVEAASTSAGPVKDKSCSGKVLIRQTPSTIEDVIETRIAVVGNVDAGKSSMLGVLVKGDLDDGRGRARVNLFRHKHEIETGRTSSVGMEIMGFDTTGHVITSDTPGRKLSWEEIGKRSAKVITFTDLAGHEKYLRTTVFGLLSSSPNYCLLMVAANNGLIGMSKEHLGIALALNVPVMVVVTKIDICPPNILEQTLTQITKIMKSPGARKIPTFIKTREECINTATQFVSQRICPVFLVSNVTGENLDLVRTFLNILPHHGRYNSDAPFEFHVNDTFSVPFTGTVVSGIIKSGVIHEGDNVLIGPDSLGQFISTGVKSIERKRIRVPAASAGQSASFALKKVKRKDVRKVLILSHATTIKTKYQAMLHVGPVSQTCAIIDIDRELIRTGDRATVAFRFVQRPEYLAPGDRLLFREGRTKGLGIVKSVGYDPEHPLMPSKDGDKEKEKQPVNSEVSVGA, from the exons ATGTCAACAACGAAGCCATTGGCGCATGAGAAGCGCAAGGGCGAATCTGTCGGTACACCTTCAGCAAAAGGATATCACGGGAACCAGAAGCTCACAACAGGCCAACAGGCTCTTAGCGACTTCGCCGAATACGTAGAGCAACAGCAGAATCTACGGTATCccacagccaagacaataGCTGTCGCGACCACCGAAATCACCGACGCAAATACCGAACATCAcgaagagcttgatgaaTTGTTCGACAATCTAGATCTTGCCGATTCAGCGCCTCGAGTTCCTCTCAagcaacttcttcttgaatcgggcgaggacgaagatgatgagaatcTAAAGCAATTGGAGAACCTCGTATCCGACCGGTTAGACGAAGGTTTTGGTGAATGTGTCTTTGAGATCGGATACGAGAGTCATGGCGAGTCAATGAACTTGACACTTGATCAATGGAACCATGCGTACAAGACATTACAAAGAGCAGCAAAGAGAGTGCGCGCTGATTGCGATCTCTTGCTGACCAAGAATGTCGGCGGCGATGTTGAGGCCGCAAGCACCAGCGCCGGTCCGGTGAAGGACAAGAGTTGCAGCGGCAAGGTTCTCATACGGCAGACTCCTTCTACAATAGAGGATGTTATTGAAACAAGAATAGCAGTAGTCGGAAACG TCGATGCCGGCAAGAGTTCCATGTTAGGCGTGCTCGTCAAGGGTGATCTTGACGACGGACGAGGAAGGGCGCGAGTTAACCTCTTTCGACACAAGCATGAGATTGAAACTGGCCGAACTAGCTCTGTCGGTATGGAGATCATGGGCTTTGACACAACAGGCCACGTTATCACCTCGGATACTCCAGGAC GCAAACTTTCTTGGGAAGAAATCGGCAAGCGCAGCGCAAAGGTTATCACTTTTACTGACTTGGCTGGCCACGAGAAGTACCTTAGAACAACCGTGTTTGGTTTGCTCTCCAGTAGCCCAAATTACTGTCTGCTTATGGTGGCAGCTAACAATGGTCTTATCGGTATGAGCAAGGAGCATCTTGGAATTGCCCTGGCTCTCAACGTCCCCGTCATGGTTGTTGTTACCAAGATTGATATCTGCCCACCCAACATTTTGGAGCAAACGTTAACACAGATCACCAAAATCATGAAGAGTCCCGGTGCTCGCAAAATCCCGACATTCATCAAGACGCGCGAGGAGTGTATCAACACAGCCACACAGTTCGTCAGTCAGAGAATATGCCCAGTGTTCCTTGTTTCCAATGTTACGGGCGAGAATCTGGATCTGGTCAGGACGTTCTTGAATATTCTCCCTCACCATGGACGTTACAATTCTGATGCACCATTCGAATTCCATGTCAACGACACTTTCTCGGTGCCTTTCACAGGAACCGTCGTGTCCGGCATCATCAAGTCCGGCGTGATCCACGAAGGCGACAACGTCCTTATTGGACCCGACTCGTTGGGGCAGTTCATCTCTACAGGTGTTAAGTCAATTGAACGCAAGAGGATAAGAGTACCCGCTGCGTCAGCGGGCCAGTCTGCCTCTTTtgctctcaagaaggtcaagcGCAAAGATGTGAGGAAGG TCCTTATTCTCTCCCATgccaccaccatcaagacCAAATATCAGGCTATGCTGCATGTTGGTCCCGTTTCTCAGACCTGTGCGATAATTGACATCGACCGAGAGCTCATTCGCACAGGAGATCGCGCAACAGTTGCATTCCGCTTCGTTCAACGCCCTGAGTATCTTGCTCCAGGAGATAGGCTTCTCTTCCGCGAAGGCCGCACCAAGGGCCTTGGCATAGTCAAGTCTGTCGGTTACGACCCTGAGCACCCATTGATGCCCAGCAAGGATggcgacaaggagaaggagaagcagcCTGTCAACTCCGAGGTTAGTGTTGGGGCCTGA